ACTGGATGTAGTCCGTGTTCGCCATGATCAGGGCGTACGACCGGAGCACCTCGCCGCGGCCGGTGAGCACCGGCCAGCCGGGGTGCACGCAGGAGACCACGCCGGTGTCCGCCGGGTCGTGGTAGGTCTCGTCGACGCCCAGGTCGGACGGGGTGAGCCAGAGCGTGGACAGCTCCTCGAAGTCGCCCCGCTCCAGTGCCTCGTAGAAGGCCGTGTTGGCGAGTTCGACCTGCTCGACGTCGGTGTGGGGGGCGCTCACCGGGCTCCTTCGTGGGCTGACGTGCGCGCTTCTTCCACGGCGCGTGCGACGCGTACCGCGTCCGCGGTGGCGCGGACCTCGTGGACGCGCACCGCCCATGCGCCGGCGTGGGCGGCCAGCGCGGAGACGGCGGCGGTCGCCGCGTCGCGTTCCCGCGCCGGTGGCGGGGCGCCTTCCGGGCCGGCCAGTACGCGGCCGAGGAAGCGCTTGCGGGAGGCGGCGACGAGCAGGGGGTGCCCCAGGGCGCGCAGGCGGTCGAGGTGGGCGAGGAGCGTGAGGTCGTGCTCGGCCTCCTTGGAGAAGCCGAGGCCGGGGTCGATCACGATCCGGTCGGGGGCGACGCCGCCCTCCAGGACGGCCTCCACGCGCGCGTGCAGCTCGTCGACGACCTCGGTGACGACGTCGTCGTAGACGCCCCTGACGTTGCCGCCCTCCAGGAAGCCGCGCCAGTGCATGACGACGAAGGGCGCGCCGGTCTGCGCGACGACCGGAATCATCGCGGGGTCGGCGAGGCCGCCGCTGACGTCGTTGACGAGGGCGGCGCCGGCGGCGAGGGCCTGCTCGGCGACGGACGCGCGCATGGTGTCGACGGAGACGACGACGCCTTCGGAGGCGAGGCCGCGGACGACGGGGATGACGCGGCGCAGTTCCTCGGCCTCGTCGACCCGGGTCGCGCCGGGGCGGGTGGACTCGCCGCCGACGTCCACGAGGTCGGCGCCCTCGGTGACGAGGCCGAGGCCGTGCTTGACGGCGGCGGTGGTGTCGAACCAGCGGCCGCCGTCGGAGAAGGAGTCGGGAGTGACGTTCACGACTCCCATGACCGCGCAGCGGTCCCATTCCGGAAGGCCCGCGATCCGCCCGCGTCCGCTGTGGTAGCTCATACGTTCAGCGTAGGCCCAGGGTGGGGCCGCCTTCCCCCGGGCGGTTGGCCGGGCGGGATGACGGCCGGCCGGTTCGGCAGGGGCGGCGGTTCGGTGGGTGGGGCGGTGGCGGGGTGCGGCTGGATGGGCGGGGCGGTCGGGGTGGTGAGGTGCGAGGGGTGGGGCGGCCGGGGTGGTGCGGCCCGAGCGGCGGGGCCCCAGGGCTGGAGGGGGGGCGGGGTTCGCCGCTCGGGCCTGTCCGGCGTCAGGCGTGGCTCGGGCCGCCGCGCTCAGGCCGCGCCCGTGTCTCGTCGTTGCGTGACGGACTGGATCCGGAACCGGCGGGCGAGGAGGGCGAGCGAGCGTCGTGCGCCGTCGGTGGTGCCACCGTCGTCGCAGGCGCGGTGGACTCCGTCCGGTCCCGCCTCGCCGAGGTCACGGGCGCGTCGTCCTCGGGTTTCGCCGTAGGCACGCTCGGTGCGCCCGGCCGGCTGACGCACGGTGCGCGCCGCGCGGCCGGCGAGGGAGAGGCCCGCGGCCTCCACCACCGCCCCGTCGCCCGGTCCGAGGACGCCGAGACCGGTCTCACGGGTCCACACCTCGCCGCCCGCCTCGGAGCAGTCCATGACGGCGGGCGTCCACGCACGCGCGCGTGCCTCGTCCATGAACCGCTCGATGGCGCCCGGCCAGGCCTCCACGTCGCCGAGCGGATCCCCGTCGGCGAGCATCACCCCGGACACCACGCGGTACGTCACCGCCGCCTTGCCGCTGGGCGAGAAGACGACGGCCCGGTCGCGGCGCAGCGTGACGTGGCCGGGCGTGCCGCGGCCGCCGTGCCGCCGCTGCAGGGCGCGCAGCCGGACCTCGTCGTCCTCGGTCAGCCGCGCGGCCGGATGCTCGGGGCGCAGGGCGAGGTAGAGGGTGGTGGCGGCGGTGAGCAGGCCGAGCGCGCCGAGGCAGACGGCGACCGACCGCGCGGTTGCGCCCTGGTGGGCGACCGGGCCGTGGACGCCGAACAGGCCGTACAGGACATGGGTGATGCGGTCCGCGAGGGACGGGTCGCCGATGAGGCGGTGCGGGTGCGCGCTGACGACGACCAGGCCCAGGGCGAGCGAACCGGCGCCCATGAGCACGAAGTTGGTGAGCGCCCGCCACCGGCTGCGCGGGCCGGGCGGGGACATGAATCGGTCGCGGTGGCGCAGCAGCGGCGCGAGCAGCCCGAGGGAAACGACCACGCCGATCAGGGAGTGCCGGTCCGTGAACTGGGCAACCGCCCCGGCCGGCAGCAGTGCGACGGCGGTCCGCCAGGCCAGGCGCCTGCCGCGCGCGAGGCCGGGGGCGAGCAGCAGCAACAGCACGCCGACGCAGAGCGAGAGCGCGGCGGCGAACGGTCCGAGCGCGCCGGGCGGAAGCTCGGCGAAGGCGTGCACACGCGTGTGCCGGACGCGTGGGACGACGCCCGTGGCGAGGTGCACGAGGCCCACGAGGGCGCAGGCCCGGGCGACGAGGACGGGGACGCGCTCGGGGCGCGGACCGCGCGACTCGCGGCGCCGCCTCGTTTCCCCCTCTTCCCTGACAGACATCGCATTCCGTGATTCGCGCGAGAGTTGGCATCCGGTGCCGATTCGGGCATCCGGCGACATTGCGCCCTCTAGGACGGTGGGGCGGCGGGCGAGGTTCACTCCGCCGCGCAAAGCCGTGCCCAAGGCCGCGGTCGCCCTGTCACGGGGGCATGTGGTCGTTCTGTTTCAGGTCCGCACGCGGGCTGTCGTGCCAAGGCCACATGGTGGCTGTGTTTTTACCGCCTGGAGCACCACGATTCGCCTACGCGCGGTAAGTTTCTGGCCATGCCACGTGGACGTCACCGCCATTCACCGCCCTTGCACAGGCTGCTGCCCCCGTCGGCGATCGCAGGCGTCTCCCTCGTCTGCGCCCTCGGCCCCTGGGTGTTCACGGAGCCGACGCTGCTCCGTGTGCTGGCCGCGGCCGCCGCGGTGACGGCGATCGCCGGCGCGGTCGTCATGCGCCGCTGGGACATCCAGGCCGGCAAGCAGGTGGCCGACCTCACGCGCGCGCGGGCGAGCGACGAGTGGCGGCACGAGGAGCGCGTCGCCGAACTCGAGAGCGACCTGGAGGAGTCGCGCGAGCTGCGCGGCAAACTCGAACAGCGGCTGCGCGCGAAGCGGGCCGAACTGGCCGGGCTGCGCAACGAGCACGCGGCACTGCTGCGCCGGTACGCCACCGCCGAGACCGAGCGCGCGAGCGCCCTGGAAGGCCGTCGTCTGCTGGAGATCGAGGCCACCACTCCCGCGCGTGCGCTGCCTCCGGCACCGGTGCCGAGGGACTCGGACGAGGTCGGCCCGACGGCTGCCCAGGACACCGCCGTCGAGGAGACACCCGTCGACGAGGCCGCCGTCGACGAGGCCGCCGCCGGGGAGAAGCCGGGGACTTCCGGGCTGTTCTCCCCGGAGGGGTCGCGGCTGTTCCTGCGGGCGCAGGCCGCGCTGGTCCGCTTCGACGCCGACGCGAGGCCGGGGGCCGGACGGGACGCGGCTGCCCGGACGGAGCCCTCCGCCGAGGAACCCGTGCCGGCCGACGCCGGCCGGGGGCCCGGGGCGGAGGCCGCGCAGGAGGACGAGGCGCGGGGGAAGACCGAGGCGGCCGACGGGCACGAGCGCGCGGCCGCCACCCCCACCCGGTCCACGATGCAGAAGCCGTCCGGTCACTTCACCGTGCCGACCGCGGTGGCCGTCGTACCGGCGTCCGCGCCCGTGCGGCGTCCCCAGGCCGAGGGCGGGTTCGACTTCTTCGGGACGAAGACGAAGGGTGCGGCGTCCGTCGCCCTGGAGGCCGTGCAGAACGAGGACCTCGCCGACGTGGTCGGACAGGAGGCACTGGATCTGCACAAGGCCCAGGCGGAGGCGGAGTTCAAGCCCGTGACCGCCGAGTCGCGCGCGGTCGGTCAGGTGATCGACCTGACGGCGCACGACGAGACCGAGCAGATCGACGTCCTGGGGCTGCGCAGCGCGGCCTCCTGACCGCCCGCGCGTCCGGCCGTCACGCCATCCACCGGTCCGGCCGCGCGTCCCTGCGTCCCGTCCGTGACCGCTCGGCCTGGGCGCGCAGCAGGTGCGCGGCCTCCTCGGCGTCCCTCAGGCGGGCTGTCACGGTCCTGTTGGCGCCGGTGTCCACGTGGACGTGCGCGAGTCGCCACAGCCGCATCCAGGGGCCCTGCTCCTGGCGGACGCTCTGCACCTTGGCGTGCGGCACGAGCGCGAGGCTGCGCCGGAGCAGCCCGTGCCGGGCCGCGAACACCGTGTCCGTGACGATGAGGCCGTAGCCCCGCCACCACAGTGGCAGGCACCGGCCCGCGCGTCGCGGCGGGCGGGACAGGGCCGAGGCGGGCGGCAGCGTCACGCCGGGCAGTACGCGCGCGACGAGGGGCTCCGCGATCTCGCGCGGGGCCACCGGCAGCAGCACCGAGTTCGACGACCCGGCCACGTCCAGCTCCACCCGCACCCAGCCCCGCCGCCGCCACAGCAGCGGTTCGACGATGCGCACGGTCTGCACCCGCCCCGGCGGCACCGTCTCGTGCGCGCGGTCGAGCAGCCCGCGGTCGATCCGGATGCCGTCCGGCGACTCGGCCACCGTCCAGTCGTACTCGGCGACGAACCGCCCCACACTGCTCGCGCCCGCCGCACCGAACAGCGGCACGGCGGTCGCGACCACCGTCCACAGGTTGTGGGTGAAGTACCACAGCACCGCCGGTACGACGAGCGCGGCGGCCAGCGTGGCCCAGGTCGCGCCGGTCAGCAGCAGGGAGAGGGCGAGCACGCCCGGCGGTACGTTCAGCAGCCGCTGCTGCGGCGCCTCGCCGACCTCGTGCGCGGTCTCGGGGGCGAAACCGGCCGCGCGCGCGAGGAGTTCGGCCCGCAGCGCGCGTGCGTCGCTCTCGCCCAGGTAGGCGAGTTCGTCCTTCCTGTCGGTCCCTATGACGTCGAGTCTGAGTTTCGCGACGCCCGCCACGCGCGCGAGGAGGGGCCTCGTGACGTCGACGGCCTGGATGCGCTCCAGGCGGATGTGCGCGGTGCGCCGGAACAACAGGCCGGTGCGGATGCGCAGTTCCGTCCCGGTCACCGCGAAGTGCGTGAACCACCAGCTGAGGAAGCCGTACAGCGCGGCGGCCGGGAGGACCACCGCGAGGGCTATGAGGATCGTGGTCGTCGTCAGCCGGGTCAGCTGGCGGTGCGTCCCGTCCGGATCGTGCAGCGCCCATCCGATGAGTACGGCGACCGGCGCCCAGGCCCGCCGGAACGGCGTGACCGGGTGCAGCCGCCGTTCGGTCACGGTCACCTCGCGGCGCGCCTCGTCGTGGGTGCCCGGCACGGTCACAGCCCCGCCGATCGTGCCTCGCCCAGCTCGGTGAGCCGGTCGCGCAGCCGTTCGGCCTCGCCCGGGTCGAGGCCGGGGATGGTCGCGTCGGTCGCTGCGGCGGCCGTGTGCAGCTGGACGCTGGCCAGCCCGAAGTGCCGCTCCACGGGACCGGAGGTCACCTCGACCAGCTGCATGCGGCCGTACGGCACCACCGTCACGGTGTGCCACAGCACGCCGCGGCTGATCAGCAGGTCGTCGGCGCGCTCGGCGTACCGCCAGGAGCGCCAGTTGCGGCCGATCATCTCCCAGCCCCACACCATGAGCGCCAGCGGGACCAGCGCGAACGCGGCCCACGCGGGACCGGCCAGCAGCCCGAGCAGGAGGCCGGTCGCGAGGGTGAGCGACCCCAGCCACACCACCAGCAACAGCCGACGCATGCGCAGCAGGGTGGGCGGCAGACCGGTCCACGCGGGTTCGGCCTCCGTCGTCACCACGGCCGCCGCACCTGCCGGGCCGTCGCTTCCCGCGCCTGTCGGACTGCTGGCTCCCGTGCTCGTCGGGCCGTCGCTTCCCGCGCCTGTCGGGCCGTTGGTCTCCGGCCTCGTCGGCCCGTCGTCCTCCGGTCCCGTGGGGCCGCTGCCTGCCCGGCCCGTCGTCGCGCCGCCCTCGGGGCTCCCCGTCTCCATACGGCCAGCCTACGTAGGCCAGACTGTGTCCATGACTCCTACGACGGAGACCACGGTCGGAATCGGTGGCGCCGCGGAGAGCACCGACATGGTGCTCAACATCGGCCCTCAGCATCCGTCCACGCACGGCGTGCTGCGCCTGC
This region of Streptomyces chromofuscus genomic DNA includes:
- a CDS encoding nuclear transport factor 2 family protein — encoded protein: MSAPHTDVEQVELANTAFYEALERGDFEELSTLWLTPSDLGVDETYHDPADTGVVSCVHPGWPVLTGRGEVLRSYALIMANTDYIQFFLTDVHVSVTGDTALVSCTENILSGGPAPEDGDGPGPLVGQLVVATNVFRRTDAGWKLWSHHASPVLTENAEGEDDESTG
- the folP gene encoding dihydropteroate synthase, which produces MSYHSGRGRIAGLPEWDRCAVMGVVNVTPDSFSDGGRWFDTTAAVKHGLGLVTEGADLVDVGGESTRPGATRVDEAEELRRVIPVVRGLASEGVVVSVDTMRASVAEQALAAGAALVNDVSGGLADPAMIPVVAQTGAPFVVMHWRGFLEGGNVRGVYDDVVTEVVDELHARVEAVLEGGVAPDRIVIDPGLGFSKEAEHDLTLLAHLDRLRALGHPLLVAASRKRFLGRVLAGPEGAPPPARERDAATAAVSALAAHAGAWAVRVHEVRATADAVRVARAVEEARTSAHEGAR
- a CDS encoding PH domain-containing protein, coding for MTVPGTHDEARREVTVTERRLHPVTPFRRAWAPVAVLIGWALHDPDGTHRQLTRLTTTTILIALAVVLPAAALYGFLSWWFTHFAVTGTELRIRTGLLFRRTAHIRLERIQAVDVTRPLLARVAGVAKLRLDVIGTDRKDELAYLGESDARALRAELLARAAGFAPETAHEVGEAPQQRLLNVPPGVLALSLLLTGATWATLAAALVVPAVLWYFTHNLWTVVATAVPLFGAAGASSVGRFVAEYDWTVAESPDGIRIDRGLLDRAHETVPPGRVQTVRIVEPLLWRRRGWVRVELDVAGSSNSVLLPVAPREIAEPLVARVLPGVTLPPASALSRPPRRAGRCLPLWWRGYGLIVTDTVFAARHGLLRRSLALVPHAKVQSVRQEQGPWMRLWRLAHVHVDTGANRTVTARLRDAEEAAHLLRAQAERSRTGRRDARPDRWMA
- a CDS encoding PH domain-containing protein, producing the protein MVTTEAEPAWTGLPPTLLRMRRLLLVVWLGSLTLATGLLLGLLAGPAWAAFALVPLALMVWGWEMIGRNWRSWRYAERADDLLISRGVLWHTVTVVPYGRMQLVEVTSGPVERHFGLASVQLHTAAAATDATIPGLDPGEAERLRDRLTELGEARSAGL